A window from Lagopus muta isolate bLagMut1 chromosome 5, bLagMut1 primary, whole genome shotgun sequence encodes these proteins:
- the SLC35A3 gene encoding UDP-N-acetylglucosamine transporter isoform X1 — MSNKLKRKRKSREESNKEMSTNLKYLSLGILVFQTTSLVLTMRYSRTLKEEGPRYLSSTAVVLAELLKILSCVLLVYKDSKCNLRTLNRVLHDEILNKPMETLKLAIPSGIYTLQNNLLYVALSNLDAATYQVTYQLKILTTALFSVSMLSKKLGIYQWLSLVILMTGVAFVQWPSDSQATAAKEHSAGSQFVGLMAVLIACFSSGFAGVYFEKILKETKQSVWIRNIQLGFFGSIFGLMGVYIYDGEQLSKNGFFQGYNKLTWIVVILQALGGLVIAAVIKYADNILKGFATSLSIILSTLISYFWLQDFVPTSVFFFGAILVIAATFLYGYDPKPAGNPIKA; from the exons ATGAGTAACAAACTGAAACGCAAGAGAAAGAGCAGG gaagaaagTAATAAAGAAATGTCTACCAATTTAAAATACCTttccctgggcatcctggttTTTCAGACCACAAGTTTAGTGTTGACAATGCGTTATTCTCGGACACTGAAAGAAGAAGGACCTCGTTACTTGTCCTCTACTGCAGTAGTTCTTGCTGAACTTCTGAAGATTCTGTCCTGTGTTCTACTGGTCTACAAAGACAGCA AGTGCAATTTACGGACCCTGAACAGAGTGCTGCATGATGAAATTCTTAATAAGCCCATGGAAACTCTTAAACTTGCCATTCCTTCAGGAATTTACACTCTTCAGAATAACTTGCTCTATGTAGCATTGTCAAACCTAGATGCAGCCACATATCAG GTTACATATCAACTGAAAATTCTTACCACAGCACTATTTTCCGTGTCCATGTTAAGCAAGAAATTGGGTATATACCAGTGGCTGTCGTTGGTAATTTTAATGACAGGAGTGGCATTTGTGCAG TGGCCTTCAGACTCTCAAGCAACAGCTGCTAAGGAGCATTCAGCAGGATCTCAGTTTGTAGGCCTGATGGCAGTTCTTATAGCTTGCTTTTCTAGTGGATTTGCAGGCgtttattttgagaaaattttaaaggaaactaAGCAGTCTGTGTGGATAAGAAACATTCAGCTTG GATTCTTTGGCAGCATTTTTGGTCTGATGGGTGTATATATATACGATGGAGAGCAGCTGTCcaaaaatggattttttcaAGGATATAATAAACTTACTTGGATAGTTGTTATTCTACAG GCACTTGGAGGCCTGGTGATTGCTGCTGTTATAAAATATGCAGACAACATTTTAAAGGGATTTGCAACTTCTCTTTCTATTATACTTTCAACGTTGATCTCCTATTTCTGGCTTCAGGATTTTGTCCCCACGAg TGTCTTTTTCTTCGGAGCCATCCTTGTAATAGCAGCTACTTTCCTATATGGTTATGATCCCAAACCTGCAGGAAATCCCATTAAGGCATAG
- the SLC35A3 gene encoding UDP-N-acetylglucosamine transporter isoform X2: MSTNLKYLSLGILVFQTTSLVLTMRYSRTLKEEGPRYLSSTAVVLAELLKILSCVLLVYKDSKCNLRTLNRVLHDEILNKPMETLKLAIPSGIYTLQNNLLYVALSNLDAATYQVTYQLKILTTALFSVSMLSKKLGIYQWLSLVILMTGVAFVQWPSDSQATAAKEHSAGSQFVGLMAVLIACFSSGFAGVYFEKILKETKQSVWIRNIQLGFFGSIFGLMGVYIYDGEQLSKNGFFQGYNKLTWIVVILQALGGLVIAAVIKYADNILKGFATSLSIILSTLISYFWLQDFVPTSVFFFGAILVIAATFLYGYDPKPAGNPIKA, encoded by the exons ATGTCTACCAATTTAAAATACCTttccctgggcatcctggttTTTCAGACCACAAGTTTAGTGTTGACAATGCGTTATTCTCGGACACTGAAAGAAGAAGGACCTCGTTACTTGTCCTCTACTGCAGTAGTTCTTGCTGAACTTCTGAAGATTCTGTCCTGTGTTCTACTGGTCTACAAAGACAGCA AGTGCAATTTACGGACCCTGAACAGAGTGCTGCATGATGAAATTCTTAATAAGCCCATGGAAACTCTTAAACTTGCCATTCCTTCAGGAATTTACACTCTTCAGAATAACTTGCTCTATGTAGCATTGTCAAACCTAGATGCAGCCACATATCAG GTTACATATCAACTGAAAATTCTTACCACAGCACTATTTTCCGTGTCCATGTTAAGCAAGAAATTGGGTATATACCAGTGGCTGTCGTTGGTAATTTTAATGACAGGAGTGGCATTTGTGCAG TGGCCTTCAGACTCTCAAGCAACAGCTGCTAAGGAGCATTCAGCAGGATCTCAGTTTGTAGGCCTGATGGCAGTTCTTATAGCTTGCTTTTCTAGTGGATTTGCAGGCgtttattttgagaaaattttaaaggaaactaAGCAGTCTGTGTGGATAAGAAACATTCAGCTTG GATTCTTTGGCAGCATTTTTGGTCTGATGGGTGTATATATATACGATGGAGAGCAGCTGTCcaaaaatggattttttcaAGGATATAATAAACTTACTTGGATAGTTGTTATTCTACAG GCACTTGGAGGCCTGGTGATTGCTGCTGTTATAAAATATGCAGACAACATTTTAAAGGGATTTGCAACTTCTCTTTCTATTATACTTTCAACGTTGATCTCCTATTTCTGGCTTCAGGATTTTGTCCCCACGAg TGTCTTTTTCTTCGGAGCCATCCTTGTAATAGCAGCTACTTTCCTATATGGTTATGATCCCAAACCTGCAGGAAATCCCATTAAGGCATAG